In Nitrospirae bacterium CG2_30_53_67, a single window of DNA contains:
- a CDS encoding quinolinate synthase, giving the protein MNEPSAQVIEELSHKVLALKKKRNAVILAHNYQVDEVQEIADYTGDSLELSRRAVDADAEVIVFCGVHFMAESAAILNPGKTVLLPAWYAGCPMADMVTVEKLRRMKEQHPGVPVAAYVNTSAAVKAESDICCTSANVVNVINSLDSDRVICIPDKNLAAYARQFTSKEIIAWKGFCIVHNLVTVEMVKKARTEHPDALFMAHPECPMDVLKLADHVTSTSGMLRYAGKSPAREFIIGTERGLLYNLRKQNPGKRFYILSDDPAPWDLPILTCQNMKRTTLELVARSLETMETVITVPEEIRVRAKAALDRMLAIPRE; this is encoded by the coding sequence ATGAACGAACCGTCCGCACAAGTCATTGAAGAACTCAGTCATAAAGTCCTGGCATTGAAAAAGAAGCGGAACGCCGTGATCCTGGCGCACAACTACCAGGTGGACGAGGTGCAGGAGATTGCGGACTACACCGGCGACTCCCTGGAACTCTCCCGACGGGCCGTGGACGCCGATGCGGAGGTCATTGTCTTTTGCGGCGTCCACTTCATGGCGGAAAGCGCAGCCATCCTCAACCCGGGAAAGACCGTGCTCCTCCCGGCCTGGTACGCCGGATGCCCCATGGCCGATATGGTGACGGTTGAGAAACTGCGCAGGATGAAGGAGCAACACCCCGGCGTGCCTGTGGCGGCCTATGTCAATACCTCGGCCGCGGTCAAGGCCGAAAGCGACATCTGCTGCACCTCGGCCAATGTGGTGAACGTGATCAATTCCCTGGACTCGGACCGGGTGATCTGCATCCCGGACAAGAACCTGGCCGCCTATGCCCGGCAGTTCACGAGCAAGGAGATCATCGCGTGGAAGGGGTTTTGCATCGTCCACAATTTGGTCACCGTGGAAATGGTGAAGAAGGCCCGCACCGAGCATCCGGATGCCCTGTTCATGGCGCACCCCGAATGCCCCATGGATGTGCTCAAACTCGCCGATCATGTGACCAGCACCTCCGGCATGCTCCGCTATGCCGGGAAATCTCCGGCCAGGGAGTTCATCATCGGAACCGAACGGGGGCTTCTCTATAATCTCCGGAAACAGAACCCGGGCAAGAGGTTCTACATCCTCTCCGACGATCCCGCGCCCTGGGACCTTCCCATACTGACCTGCCAGAACATGAAGCGAACGACCCTCGAACTTGTGGCCCGGTCGCTCGAGACCATGGAGACCGTCATCACCGTACCCGAAGAGATTCGTGTCCGCGCCAAGGCGGCGCTGGACCGGATGCTCGCCATACCCAGGGAATGA
- a CDS encoding MerR family transcriptional regulator gives MQKIPNKFFFRIGEVSKLTGVEPHVLRYWETEFKSLHPKKNKAGQRVYKKKDVMLILSIKELLYQQKYTIAGAKKRIESEQDLNVLSVSNPGLKDTLHEVKEELKEVLKVLS, from the coding sequence ATGCAAAAAATACCGAACAAATTCTTCTTTCGAATCGGCGAGGTCAGCAAGCTGACCGGCGTTGAACCGCATGTCCTCCGCTATTGGGAGACCGAGTTCAAGAGCCTGCACCCGAAAAAGAATAAGGCCGGCCAGCGGGTCTATAAGAAAAAGGACGTCATGCTGATCCTGAGCATCAAGGAGCTCCTCTATCAGCAGAAATATACCATCGCCGGCGCCAAGAAAAGGATCGAATCGGAGCAGGATCTTAACGTCCTCTCCGTATCCAACCCCGGTCTCAAAGACACCCTCCATGAAGTGAAGGAAGAGCTGAAGGAAGTCCTCAAGGTTCTTTCATAA
- a CDS encoding integration host factor subunit alpha, whose translation MTKADIVEEVYSRVGFSKKESAEVVETVMETIKKTLEGGKTVKIAGFGNFVIRSKGSRKGRNPKTGQEIEITPRRVVTFKPSQVLKEHILNYKPSGGESAEGGEPA comes from the coding sequence ATGACCAAGGCAGACATTGTAGAGGAAGTCTATAGCAGAGTCGGATTTTCCAAGAAAGAATCTGCGGAAGTTGTTGAAACCGTTATGGAAACGATAAAAAAGACATTAGAAGGCGGCAAAACGGTTAAAATAGCCGGCTTCGGAAACTTTGTGATCCGCAGCAAGGGATCCAGAAAAGGGCGGAATCCCAAGACCGGCCAGGAAATAGAGATTACACCGCGGCGTGTGGTGACGTTCAAACCCAGCCAAGTCCTGAAAGAGCATATCTTAAACTATAAACCCTCCGGTGGTGAGTCGGCTGAGGGGGGTGAACCTGCTTAG